Proteins found in one Limnohabitans sp. TEGF004 genomic segment:
- a CDS encoding TRAP transporter substrate-binding protein: MKTRFLKVAAAAAFTAAALGQAASAQEVTLKVHHFLPASSYAQTLFIQPWCDRIAKESNNKMKCQIYPSMQLGGSPPQLFEQARDGVADVVWTLPGYTAGRFPSVEVFEMPFMMQSPEATSKAVWDYVDQYAKAEFKDVKALAYHVHGDGVFHMVNKPIRTAADLKGVKLRAPTRATNKFIAMLGATPVSMPVPQVGDALSKGVIDGAVVPYEVVPAVKIQELVKFHSETDPAEPAFYTSVFIFAMNQAKYDSLSPELKKVIDRNSGQALSGMAGKAFFEADAEGKKLTTKNTTNVIPKAELENWKKLSQPLFDAWVSDMNAKGHNGKQMLDGAKSLIAKHAAGK, from the coding sequence ATGAAGACTCGTTTTCTCAAAGTTGCAGCCGCTGCCGCGTTCACCGCAGCAGCCTTAGGCCAAGCAGCATCGGCCCAAGAAGTGACGCTCAAAGTGCACCACTTCTTGCCCGCTTCGTCCTACGCACAAACCTTGTTCATTCAACCTTGGTGTGACCGCATCGCCAAAGAGTCCAACAACAAGATGAAGTGCCAGATTTACCCATCCATGCAATTGGGTGGCTCGCCCCCTCAGTTGTTTGAACAAGCACGTGACGGTGTGGCTGACGTGGTGTGGACACTGCCTGGCTACACAGCAGGCCGCTTCCCCTCGGTGGAAGTGTTTGAAATGCCCTTCATGATGCAAAGCCCAGAAGCCACCAGCAAAGCGGTGTGGGACTACGTGGACCAATATGCCAAAGCTGAGTTCAAAGACGTCAAAGCGCTGGCCTACCACGTCCACGGTGACGGCGTGTTTCACATGGTCAACAAGCCCATCCGCACTGCCGCTGATTTGAAGGGTGTGAAGCTGCGCGCTCCGACACGTGCCACCAACAAGTTCATCGCCATGTTGGGCGCAACCCCTGTGAGCATGCCAGTGCCTCAAGTGGGTGACGCGTTGTCCAAAGGCGTGATCGATGGTGCTGTGGTGCCTTACGAAGTGGTGCCCGCGGTAAAGATTCAAGAGTTGGTGAAGTTCCACTCTGAGACTGACCCAGCTGAGCCAGCCTTCTACACCTCTGTGTTCATCTTCGCGATGAACCAAGCCAAGTACGACTCGTTGTCGCCTGAGCTGAAGAAAGTGATTGACCGCAACAGTGGTCAAGCGTTGTCGGGTATGGCCGGCAAGGCGTTCTTCGAGGCTGATGCGGAAGGCAAGAAGCTGACCACCAAGAACACGACCAACGTGATTCCAAAGGCTGAGTTGGAGAACTGGAAAAAGTTGTCACAACCTTTGTTTGATGCCTGGGTGTCAGACATGAACGCCAAAGGCCACAACGGCAAGCAAATGCTCGATGGTGCAAAGTCTTTGATTGCCAAGCACGCTGCAGGCAAGTAA
- a CDS encoding TRAP transporter large permease, whose product MSTMSIGLSMFGAMLVLMAVRVPIAISMFVPGALGYMALSGWLPLMSHLKGAVYSRVSIYDLSVIPLFMLMGAFAVHGGLSKALFDFANALLGRFKGGMAMAGVLACAAFGSISGSTVATTATIAQVAYPEMRRINYSGRLATAALATGGTMGVLLPPSVTLMVYAILTEQNITKMFLAAYIPALIAAVGYLIAIAVIVRIHPDQAPQAKAATASELMTTALNVWPIAAIFLVVFGGIYGGVFTATEGAAIGNVLTFAITLLRREMTFDKLVASIRTTAQTSGMIFLIFIGADMINASLALSQLPAQLADMVGHLQISPLVVMAGIMIFYIILGCVMDEMSMILLTVPTLFPVILGMDFFGLNPSDKALWFGILILTVCEIGMIFPPVGLNVYIMNGLAKDVPMVETYKGVVPFLITDGIRLALLIAFPAISLWLVHLLT is encoded by the coding sequence ATGAGCACGATGAGTATTGGCTTGTCCATGTTTGGCGCCATGTTGGTGCTGATGGCGGTTCGCGTGCCTATCGCGATTTCTATGTTTGTGCCAGGCGCGTTGGGCTACATGGCCTTGTCCGGCTGGTTGCCTTTGATGTCGCACCTCAAGGGCGCGGTGTACAGCCGTGTGTCGATTTACGACTTGTCGGTCATTCCTTTGTTCATGTTGATGGGTGCGTTTGCCGTACACGGCGGCTTGTCCAAAGCCTTGTTTGACTTCGCGAATGCGTTGCTCGGTCGCTTCAAAGGCGGCATGGCCATGGCTGGTGTGTTGGCCTGTGCTGCCTTTGGTTCTATCTCGGGTTCGACCGTGGCCACCACTGCCACGATCGCGCAAGTGGCTTATCCAGAAATGCGCCGCATCAACTACTCGGGCCGACTCGCCACTGCGGCGTTGGCCACGGGCGGCACGATGGGGGTGTTGTTGCCACCGTCTGTCACGTTGATGGTCTACGCCATCTTGACTGAACAGAACATCACCAAGATGTTCTTGGCTGCCTACATCCCCGCGTTGATCGCGGCTGTGGGTTACCTGATCGCCATTGCGGTGATCGTTCGCATCCACCCTGACCAAGCGCCTCAAGCCAAAGCAGCCACAGCCAGCGAGCTGATGACAACAGCGCTGAACGTGTGGCCCATTGCTGCCATCTTTTTGGTGGTGTTTGGTGGCATCTACGGCGGTGTGTTCACCGCCACAGAGGGTGCAGCCATTGGTAACGTGTTGACCTTTGCCATCACTTTGCTGCGTCGCGAGATGACGTTTGACAAACTGGTGGCGTCTATTCGCACCACGGCGCAAACCAGCGGCATGATCTTCTTGATCTTCATTGGTGCTGACATGATCAACGCCTCCTTGGCTTTGTCGCAACTGCCAGCGCAGTTGGCCGACATGGTGGGTCATTTGCAGATTTCACCGTTGGTGGTGATGGCAGGCATCATGATTTTCTACATCATCCTCGGTTGTGTGATGGATGAGATGTCCATGATTTTGCTGACCGTGCCCACCTTGTTCCCCGTGATTTTGGGTATGGACTTCTTTGGTTTGAATCCTTCCGACAAGGCCTTGTGGTTTGGTATCCTGATCCTCACCGTGTGTGAGATTGGCATGATCTTCCCGCCCGTGGGTTTGAACGTGTACATCATGAATGGCTTGGCCAAAGATGTGCCCATGGTCGAGACCTACAAGGGTGTCGTGCCGTTCCTCATCACAGACGGCATTCGTTTGGCGTTGTTGATTGCGTTCCCAGCCATCTCGTTGTGGTTGGTGCATTTGTTGACTTAA
- a CDS encoding TRAP transporter small permease, with product MSESKAPSSGVDRVLELLCDASATIGGLVLVAIASVTVVSVVGRAFFSHPILGDVELVQLGCAVVVASFLPYTQFRNANIIVDFFTTHASQETQTKLDGFGTLLYTLVMGLIAWRVAVGGIDIKANQETSMLMALPLWIPYMLMVPGLVLCTVIGLVQTLEHFGLIEKENV from the coding sequence ATGAGTGAAAGCAAAGCGCCAAGCTCTGGCGTTGACCGTGTTCTAGAGCTTTTGTGCGATGCCAGTGCCACCATTGGTGGCTTGGTGTTGGTCGCCATCGCTTCTGTCACGGTGGTGAGCGTTGTGGGACGTGCCTTTTTTTCGCATCCCATCTTGGGCGATGTGGAGCTGGTGCAATTGGGTTGCGCGGTGGTGGTGGCTTCTTTCTTGCCCTACACACAGTTTCGCAACGCCAACATCATTGTTGACTTCTTCACGACCCATGCCTCGCAAGAGACTCAAACCAAATTGGATGGGTTCGGTACTTTGCTGTACACGCTGGTGATGGGCTTGATCGCTTGGCGTGTGGCTGTGGGCGGCATTGACATCAAGGCCAACCAAGAAACCTCCATGTTGATGGCCTTGCCACTGTGGATTCCCTACATGTTGATGGTGCCAGGCTTGGTGTTGTGTACCGTCATTGGATTGGTTCAAACCTTGGAACACTTCGGTTTGATTGAGAAGGAAAACGTATGA
- a CDS encoding class II aldolase/adducin family protein → MSKFETTYPRPERFSEAEWAARVELAAAYRIADHLGWTELIYNHISLRVPGEDGHFLINPFGLHYSEVCASNLVKVDVHGNIMGHSDWPINPAGFTFHGAIHARVPNAHCVMHVHTTATQAVCCLKEGLSFTNFYAAQLYGKIAYHDFEGITVHLDEGMRILDSSQGMPVLLLRSHGPVTIGFNLANAFSLMWLVNRACEVQLASQSMGETLPIPVPVLENCVRDSLNFDPKFGGGQDAFDALQRIVDRIDPSYRG, encoded by the coding sequence ATGAGCAAGTTTGAAACAACCTATCCCCGCCCCGAGCGCTTCAGCGAGGCCGAGTGGGCCGCACGCGTTGAACTCGCAGCGGCTTATCGCATTGCCGATCACTTGGGTTGGACCGAGTTGATCTACAACCATATTTCACTGCGCGTGCCCGGTGAAGACGGACACTTCCTCATCAATCCCTTTGGCTTGCACTACTCAGAAGTGTGTGCCTCCAACTTGGTGAAGGTGGATGTGCACGGCAACATCATGGGTCATTCTGACTGGCCGATCAATCCTGCGGGCTTCACGTTCCACGGTGCGATTCATGCGCGTGTGCCCAATGCGCATTGCGTCATGCATGTGCACACCACCGCCACGCAAGCGGTGTGTTGTTTGAAAGAGGGTTTGTCTTTCACCAACTTTTACGCGGCGCAGCTGTACGGAAAAATCGCGTACCACGACTTTGAAGGTATCACCGTCCATCTGGACGAGGGCATGCGCATTCTGGACAGTTCACAAGGCATGCCGGTGTTGCTCTTGCGCAGCCACGGGCCCGTGACGATTGGGTTTAATTTGGCCAATGCTTTTTCATTGATGTGGCTGGTCAACCGCGCATGCGAGGTGCAGCTGGCGTCTCAATCCATGGGCGAGACCTTGCCCATTCCTGTGCCCGTGCTTGAAAACTGTGTGCGCGATTCTTTGAACTTCGATCCCAAATTTGGCGGTGGGCAAGATGCATTTGATGCATTGCAGCGCATCGTCGATCGGATTGATCCAAGTTACCGCGGGTAA
- a CDS encoding NAD-dependent succinate-semialdehyde dehydrogenase, with the protein MHTLQLKDTDLLKSQCYINGSWVDASNASTIAVLNPADGSHIASVPNAGKALAQLAIDGAAKAQAEWKLRTAEDRARILRRWYELMLAHQDDLALIMTSEQGKPLSEAKGEIAYAASYIEWFAEEARRVYGEMVPSPWQDKRILVTREPVGVCAAITPWNFPAAMITRKVAPALAAGCAIVVKPAEQTPLSALAMAELGQRAGIPAGVFSVITGDAREIGGVLTASPVVRKLTFTGSTEVGRILAAQCAPTLKKMSLELGGNAPFIVFDDADLDEAVQGALASKYRNTGQTCVCANRLLVQAGVYDAFAAKLATAVQALKVSHGLDEGAAQGPLIDEDALAKVEDLVADAVQHGARVLTGGKRHALGGTFYEPTILGDVTTAMRIASEEVFGPVAPLFKFNTEAEAIALANDTEFGLAAYFYANDMARVWRVAEAIQAGMVGVNTGVISTAVAPFGGVKQSGMGREGSHQGIEEYMDTKYICLGGVGAR; encoded by the coding sequence ATGCACACGCTCCAACTCAAAGACACTGATCTGCTCAAGTCGCAGTGTTACATCAACGGCTCATGGGTAGATGCCAGCAATGCCAGCACGATTGCTGTCTTGAACCCCGCGGATGGTTCGCACATTGCTTCCGTGCCCAATGCCGGCAAAGCACTGGCACAACTGGCGATTGATGGTGCGGCCAAAGCACAAGCCGAATGGAAACTGCGCACCGCCGAAGACCGCGCGCGCATCTTGCGACGTTGGTACGAATTGATGTTGGCGCACCAAGATGATTTGGCGCTCATCATGACCAGCGAGCAAGGCAAGCCTTTGTCAGAAGCCAAAGGTGAAATCGCCTATGCCGCGTCTTACATTGAGTGGTTTGCCGAAGAGGCGCGTCGTGTGTATGGCGAGATGGTGCCGTCACCATGGCAAGACAAACGCATTTTGGTCACGCGCGAGCCCGTGGGCGTGTGCGCCGCCATCACGCCGTGGAACTTTCCCGCAGCGATGATCACGCGCAAAGTGGCGCCCGCTTTGGCCGCAGGCTGCGCCATCGTCGTGAAGCCCGCCGAGCAAACGCCGTTGTCGGCGTTGGCCATGGCTGAGTTGGGGCAACGTGCAGGCATTCCCGCTGGTGTGTTCAGCGTCATCACAGGTGATGCGCGTGAAATTGGTGGCGTGCTCACAGCCAGTCCTGTGGTGCGCAAACTGACCTTCACGGGCTCCACCGAAGTGGGTCGAATCTTGGCCGCGCAGTGTGCGCCGACGCTCAAGAAGATGTCGTTGGAGTTAGGCGGCAACGCGCCTTTCATTGTGTTTGACGATGCCGACTTGGACGAAGCCGTGCAAGGTGCGCTCGCGTCGAAATACCGCAACACCGGCCAAACCTGCGTGTGCGCCAACCGCTTGTTGGTCCAAGCCGGTGTGTACGACGCCTTTGCCGCCAAGCTCGCCACGGCTGTGCAAGCGCTGAAGGTGAGCCATGGTTTAGACGAGGGGGCCGCACAAGGCCCCTTGATTGACGAAGACGCCTTGGCCAAAGTAGAAGACTTGGTGGCCGATGCCGTCCAACACGGCGCACGCGTGCTGACCGGTGGCAAACGTCACGCCTTGGGTGGCACGTTTTACGAACCCACCATCTTGGGTGATGTGACAACCGCCATGCGCATTGCCAGCGAAGAGGTCTTTGGCCCTGTGGCACCGCTGTTCAAGTTCAACACCGAAGCCGAGGCCATTGCCTTGGCCAACGACACCGAGTTTGGTTTGGCCGCTTACTTTTATGCCAATGACATGGCCCGCGTGTGGCGCGTGGCAGAGGCTATTCAAGCGGGCATGGTGGGTGTGAACACAGGCGTCATTTCGACGGCAGTGGCCCCCTTTGGCGGTGTCAAACAGTCAGGCATGGGGCGTGAGGGTTCACACCAGGGCATTGAGGAATACATGGACACCAAATACATCTGTTTGGGTGGCGTTGGCGCACGTTGA
- the hpaI gene encoding 4-hydroxy-2-oxoheptanedioate aldolase, which translates to MQITKNTFRDALKAGQSQIGLWVGLADANVAEALAGCGFDWLLLDGEHAPNDVRTVLEQLRAVAPYPVHPVVRPVQGDVALIKQYLDVGAQTLLVPMIDTPEQAALMVKAMRYPPHGIRGVGAALARASRWNQVTDYLKQADDEMCLLVQAETSLAVQNLKAIASVDGVDGVFFGPADLSASMGYRGQPAHPEVVKTIVQGIATVRAAGKAAGILMADQKMAHMYLEAGAQFVAVGVDTTLLVRTATELAAAFKGPRNAVTDNSPKVY; encoded by the coding sequence ATGCAAATCACCAAAAACACATTCCGCGACGCGCTCAAAGCAGGCCAAAGCCAAATTGGTTTGTGGGTGGGCCTCGCTGACGCCAACGTGGCCGAAGCCTTGGCCGGTTGCGGCTTTGATTGGTTGCTGCTCGATGGCGAACACGCACCCAACGATGTGCGCACCGTGCTGGAACAACTGCGCGCCGTGGCGCCTTACCCCGTGCACCCCGTCGTGCGCCCCGTGCAAGGCGATGTGGCACTCATCAAGCAGTATTTGGATGTGGGCGCACAAACTTTGTTGGTGCCCATGATTGACACGCCCGAGCAAGCCGCGTTGATGGTCAAGGCCATGCGCTACCCACCCCATGGCATTCGTGGTGTGGGGGCTGCGTTGGCACGTGCTTCGCGTTGGAACCAAGTGACCGATTACCTCAAACAAGCCGACGACGAAATGTGTTTACTGGTGCAAGCCGAAACCAGTTTGGCTGTGCAAAACCTCAAAGCCATTGCGTCGGTCGATGGCGTCGATGGTGTGTTTTTCGGCCCCGCAGATTTGTCGGCGTCGATGGGCTACCGCGGCCAACCTGCACATCCTGAGGTGGTGAAAACCATTGTGCAAGGCATTGCCACTGTGCGTGCCGCAGGCAAAGCCGCTGGCATCTTGATGGCCGATCAAAAAATGGCCCACATGTATCTCGAAGCAGGTGCGCAGTTTGTGGCCGTGGGTGTGGACACCACGTTGCTGGTGCGAACGGCCACAGAGTTAGCGGCTGCATTCAAAGGGCCACGCAACGCCGTGACCGACAACTCCCCCAAAGTTTATTGA
- the hpaH gene encoding 2-oxo-hept-4-ene-1,7-dioate hydratase, which translates to MSVFTEAQIQALAQELHQSEKSRVQIEHFSKRFPGMTIEDGYRINRAWMQLQYAEGHQVIGHKIGLTSRAMQQASQIDEPDYGTLLDYMRYECTPGQVLDIPMHNFIAPRVEVELAFILKKDLRGPNVTVEQVLDATEYVTPAIEIIDSRIEQFDRHTKVMRKVFDTISDNAANAGIVLGAKRVDPHTTNLPWCGAILRLNTVVEETGLAAGVQGHPAVGIAWLANKLAPWDEYLKAGEIVLAGSFTKPVPAKAGDVFDADYGDLGQLQFRFV; encoded by the coding sequence ATGTCTGTTTTCACCGAAGCCCAAATTCAAGCACTGGCGCAAGAGCTGCATCAGTCTGAAAAATCACGCGTGCAAATTGAGCACTTCTCCAAACGTTTTCCCGGCATGACCATCGAAGACGGCTACCGCATCAACCGTGCGTGGATGCAACTGCAATACGCCGAAGGCCACCAAGTCATCGGTCACAAAATTGGTTTGACCAGTCGTGCCATGCAACAAGCCAGCCAAATTGACGAGCCCGACTACGGCACCTTGCTCGACTACATGCGTTACGAGTGCACCCCAGGTCAGGTGTTGGACATCCCCATGCATAACTTCATCGCACCCCGTGTCGAAGTGGAGTTGGCGTTCATCTTGAAGAAAGATTTGCGCGGACCTAATGTCACTGTTGAGCAAGTGTTGGACGCCACCGAGTACGTGACGCCTGCGATTGAAATCATCGACTCACGCATTGAACAGTTTGACCGTCACACCAAAGTGATGCGCAAAGTGTTTGACACCATCAGCGACAACGCCGCCAACGCTGGCATCGTGTTGGGTGCCAAGCGCGTGGATCCACACACCACCAACTTGCCTTGGTGCGGTGCAATTTTGCGTTTGAACACCGTGGTGGAAGAAACCGGTTTGGCGGCAGGCGTGCAAGGCCACCCCGCCGTGGGCATTGCTTGGTTGGCCAACAAGCTGGCCCCTTGGGATGAGTATTTGAAGGCGGGCGAAATCGTGTTGGCGGGTTCCTTCACCAAGCCCGTGCCCGCCAAAGCCGGTGACGTGTTTGATGCTGACTACGGTGATCTGGGTCAACTGCAATTCCGTTTTGTGTAA
- a CDS encoding 5-carboxymethyl-2-hydroxymuconate Delta-isomerase: MPHLVILYTGQLDAEVNMTTLCRQMADAMLTVKDETDKQVFPTGGTRVLAYPAPHYAVADGGAAGQAAAQFEGNPHGGSGDYAFVYLNVRMGKGRSEATQQRAGQTLVEVAKAFFAPVMAQRHIGITLQIDVGSEVFDAKHSNIHPLFQKN; encoded by the coding sequence ATGCCACACCTTGTGATTCTTTACACCGGCCAGCTCGATGCGGAAGTGAACATGACGACTTTGTGCCGTCAAATGGCTGACGCCATGTTGACCGTCAAAGACGAAACCGACAAACAAGTGTTCCCCACAGGTGGCACACGCGTGTTGGCCTATCCAGCGCCGCACTATGCCGTGGCCGATGGTGGCGCAGCAGGGCAAGCGGCGGCGCAGTTTGAAGGCAACCCACACGGCGGCTCTGGCGACTATGCCTTTGTGTACCTCAACGTGCGCATGGGCAAAGGCCGAAGCGAAGCCACACAGCAGCGCGCTGGACAAACCTTGGTCGAAGTGGCCAAGGCATTTTTTGCCCCCGTCATGGCACAACGCCACATCGGCATCACCTTGCAAATCGATGTGGGCTCCGAAGTGTTTGACGCCAAGCACAGCAATATTCACCCTTTGTTTCAAAAGAACTGA
- the hpaD gene encoding 3,4-dihydroxyphenylacetate 2,3-dioxygenase → MGQLALAAKITHVPSMYLSEQPGPRFGTRQSAIDGHKEISRRCRDMGVDTLVVFDTHWLVNANYHINCAPHFKGNYTSNELPHFINHMAFEAPGNPELGHLLAKVANEQGVETLAHDNTTLDPEYGTLVPLRYMNEDQHFKVVSVSALCMVHYLNDSARLGWAMREAVEKHYDGKVAFLASGSLSHRFAQNGLAPEFAHKIWSPFLEQLDKQVLQMWHNREWKAFCEMLPEYASKGHGEGFMHDTAMLMGALGWTAYDGEADIVTPYFGASGTGQLNAIFDVTPQDGAQVPKAVASSADGYTAISSRL, encoded by the coding sequence ATGGGCCAACTCGCATTAGCCGCCAAAATCACACACGTGCCCAGCATGTACTTGAGCGAGCAGCCAGGTCCGCGCTTTGGCACACGTCAAAGCGCCATTGATGGCCACAAAGAAATCAGCCGTCGCTGTCGCGACATGGGTGTGGACACCTTGGTGGTGTTTGACACGCATTGGCTGGTCAATGCGAATTACCACATCAACTGCGCGCCGCATTTCAAGGGCAACTACACCAGCAACGAATTGCCCCACTTTATTAATCACATGGCGTTTGAGGCACCAGGCAACCCCGAGCTGGGCCACCTGCTCGCCAAGGTTGCCAACGAGCAGGGCGTGGAGACACTGGCGCACGACAACACCACACTCGACCCCGAGTACGGCACGCTGGTGCCACTGCGCTACATGAACGAAGACCAGCACTTCAAAGTGGTGTCGGTCTCGGCGTTGTGCATGGTGCATTACCTAAACGACAGCGCTCGTCTGGGCTGGGCCATGCGCGAAGCCGTGGAAAAACATTACGACGGCAAGGTGGCTTTTTTGGCCAGCGGTTCACTCTCACACCGTTTTGCGCAAAACGGTTTGGCGCCAGAATTTGCGCACAAGATTTGGAGCCCGTTCCTCGAGCAGCTCGACAAGCAAGTGCTGCAAATGTGGCACAACCGCGAATGGAAAGCCTTTTGCGAAATGCTGCCCGAGTACGCCAGCAAAGGCCACGGCGAAGGCTTCATGCACGACACCGCCATGTTGATGGGTGCACTTGGTTGGACGGCCTATGACGGTGAGGCGGACATCGTGACGCCGTACTTCGGCGCGAGTGGCACAGGCCAGCTCAATGCCATTTTTGATGTGACACCGCAAGACGGCGCTCAGGTGCCCAAAGCCGTGGCCAGCAGCGCGGATGGCTACACCGCCATCAGTTCACGTTTGTGA
- the hpaE gene encoding 5-carboxymethyl-2-hydroxymuconate semialdehyde dehydrogenase: MRIEHLINGKAVSANQYFETVNPATQEVLAEVASGTSVEVNAAVQAAKDAFPAWAARPTTERAKIMRNLGDLIAKHVPEIAQAETKDTGQTISQTGKQLVPRAADNFYYFAEMCTRVDGHTYPTPTHLNYTLFHPVGVCALISPWNVPFMTSTWKVAPCLAFGNTAVLKMSELSPLTAARLGELALEAGVPAGVLNVVHGYGKEAGEPLCAHRDVRAISFTGSTVTGNRIVQAAGLKKFSMELGGKSPFVIFEDADLDRALDAAIFMIFSNNGERCTAGSRILVQKSIYADFAAKFAERAKRIVVGDPLDDKTIIGPMISQGHLAKVRSYIELGTKEGASILCGGLDAPELPAHLQKGNFVRPTVFADVDNRMRIAQEEIFGPVACLIPFTDEADAIRQANDIEYGLSSYVWTENIGKAHRVAAAIEAGMCFVNSQNVRDLRQPFGGTKASGTGREGGTWSYEVFCEPKNVAVSMGSHHIPHWGV, encoded by the coding sequence ATGCGTATCGAACACTTGATCAACGGCAAAGCCGTCAGCGCCAACCAGTACTTTGAGACGGTGAATCCAGCGACACAAGAGGTCTTGGCTGAAGTTGCCAGCGGCACCTCCGTGGAAGTCAATGCTGCCGTGCAAGCAGCCAAAGATGCATTTCCAGCGTGGGCTGCACGCCCCACGACTGAGCGCGCAAAAATCATGCGCAATCTGGGTGACTTGATTGCCAAGCACGTGCCCGAGATCGCACAAGCCGAAACCAAAGACACAGGCCAAACCATCAGCCAAACAGGCAAACAGTTGGTGCCACGCGCTGCCGATAACTTTTACTACTTCGCTGAAATGTGCACGCGTGTGGATGGCCACACCTACCCAACGCCAACGCATCTGAACTACACCTTGTTCCACCCCGTGGGCGTGTGCGCCTTGATTTCCCCTTGGAACGTGCCATTCATGACATCCACGTGGAAAGTGGCGCCTTGTTTGGCATTTGGCAACACGGCTGTGTTGAAGATGAGCGAGTTGTCGCCTTTGACCGCTGCCCGATTGGGTGAGTTGGCCCTTGAGGCCGGCGTGCCTGCGGGTGTGTTGAATGTGGTTCATGGCTACGGCAAAGAAGCTGGCGAGCCGCTGTGTGCGCATCGCGATGTGCGTGCCATTTCTTTCACTGGTTCTACCGTGACGGGCAATCGCATTGTGCAAGCTGCGGGCCTCAAAAAGTTCAGCATGGAACTCGGCGGCAAATCACCGTTTGTGATTTTTGAAGATGCCGATCTCGATCGCGCATTGGATGCCGCCATCTTCATGATCTTCAGCAACAACGGCGAGCGCTGCACAGCGGGCAGCCGCATCTTGGTGCAAAAGAGCATTTATGCCGACTTCGCCGCCAAGTTTGCCGAGCGTGCCAAACGCATCGTGGTGGGTGATCCCTTGGATGACAAAACCATCATTGGCCCCATGATCAGCCAAGGCCATTTGGCCAAGGTGCGCAGCTACATCGAGTTGGGCACAAAAGAAGGCGCATCCATCTTGTGTGGTGGTTTGGATGCACCCGAGTTGCCCGCGCATTTGCAAAAAGGCAATTTCGTTCGCCCCACAGTGTTTGCCGACGTGGACAACCGCATGCGCATTGCGCAAGAAGAAATCTTTGGCCCCGTGGCGTGTTTGATTCCGTTCACCGACGAAGCCGATGCCATCCGCCAAGCCAATGACATTGAGTACGGTTTGTCCAGCTATGTGTGGACCGAGAACATTGGCAAAGCCCACCGCGTGGCCGCCGCCATCGAAGCAGGCATGTGCTTTGTGAACAGCCAAAACGTGCGTGATTTGCGCCAACCTTTTGGTGGCACCAAGGCCAGCGGCACAGGTCGCGAAGGTGGCACTTGGAGTTACGAAGTGTTTTGCGAACCCAAAAACGTGGCCGTGTCGATGGGCAGCCACCACATTCCACACTGGGGAGTTTGA
- a CDS encoding fumarylacetoacetate hydrolase family protein — MNRAKVAYGGAIHEAYEHPAGLKLADGRVVAEDAVVWLPPFEVGTIIALGLNYADHVKELSKELTVTAKDEPLAFLKGRSSLIGHRAQTRRPEGVAFMHYECELAVVIGKTAKNVKRADAMQYVAGYTVANDYAIRDYLENYYRPNLRVKNRDGGTVLGPWFVDAADVADPHALSLRTLVNGVVTQQGNTADLISDIPTLIEYLSGFMTLNPGDVILTGTPDGVVNVNVGDEVVTEIDGIGRLVNTIVADATFGR; from the coding sequence ATGAATCGCGCAAAAGTAGCTTATGGTGGCGCCATTCATGAAGCCTACGAGCACCCTGCAGGTTTGAAGTTGGCCGATGGCCGCGTGGTCGCTGAAGACGCGGTGGTTTGGTTGCCGCCTTTTGAGGTGGGCACCATCATCGCTTTGGGCTTGAACTATGCAGACCATGTGAAAGAACTCTCCAAAGAGTTGACGGTCACCGCCAAAGATGAGCCGCTGGCGTTTCTCAAAGGTCGCAGCTCTTTGATTGGCCATCGTGCGCAAACCCGTCGCCCTGAAGGCGTTGCCTTTATGCACTACGAGTGCGAGCTGGCCGTCGTCATTGGTAAAACGGCCAAAAACGTCAAGCGTGCAGACGCGATGCAATACGTCGCTGGCTACACCGTGGCCAATGACTATGCGATTCGGGATTACTTAGAGAACTACTACCGTCCCAACTTGCGCGTGAAAAACCGCGATGGCGGCACGGTGTTGGGGCCTTGGTTTGTGGATGCCGCAGATGTGGCTGATCCACACGCGTTGTCGCTGCGCACGTTGGTCAACGGGGTGGTCACACAACAAGGCAACACCGCTGATTTGATTTCGGATATTCCAACCTTGATTGAATATTTGAGCGGCTTCATGACGCTCAACCCAGGGGACGTGATCTTGACGGGCACGCCGGATGGTGTGGTCAATGTGAATGTGGGCGATGAGGTCGTCACCGAGATCGACGGCATCGGTCGGCTGGTCAACACCATCGTGGCGGATGCCACGTTTGGTCGTTAA